AGTAGCCAAATGTGTAAGGTAACACTTTAACGAGGTAAACAATAAACATTAAACAAGGTTTAGTGATATTATCTTCCCCCACAGGTCTTACTCTCaatcaattatataaaaaaaccgTCTAAGCCGCTCAACAACTATCAGACTACATAGAAAACAGCAACTTACCAATCATGCTTTACACCAGGGAAACCTCTATCTATTATAAGAGGAAGTGTATTAGAAGCCCCAGTAGGAACTACATTCATGACCCAAACTGCTTTTTTCTCCTCCATAAGGGCTTTGTTCAAACCACCATAATTAGCATTCATGTCCATTACATTGCGTATCATGTTAAATGGTGGCAATGGATCTTCATCTCCTGGTCTCTTTGGATGGTCAGAGAAAATTAGAGGTGTAAGCAAAGACCAATAATCGTTGGTAGCTGATCTCCAGAATTGTAAGTCTTCGGAAAATTCTTCAGGCTCGACTCCTGCTAAGACCAAGGGAGGTCAATGAAAGGGAAAAGCAGTGCAAAATGAGAAAGAAGGTAAGAGATGCTGAATCAAATAAGCTGAAACTTTTTACAAACAATACTTTCCATGGATGTTAAGCTCATCTGAACTCAATTCCAATGTTCTATTCTGTATTGCAATCCAACGCTTGCTAGAGGTACCACTTATGCATCGTACAAGAGGCTGATAATATGACTGATCATTATCATCTTCTTTACATAGCGGAATAGCATGCTTCTTGCTACAGCATAAGGAACCATGTCACTAAAAATAGTCATCGTGATAAACTACTAAACTGATCCATGAAGCAAGCCAATAGCAGTTGATACAGTAATTTCAAATAAACATTGCTTAGTATGttatcataaaataaataaagcatttaCAATAATTCAACTATATTTACCGAGATGCATAGCAATGAACATCAGCAGTCTTCTGCCAGATGAATGTCTCATCCTGCTGAGCTAGAAGAATCCAACAAAGTTGCTGGGTCAGGTCTCCCATTGTTGTTAACATGTTTCTCTTTTTCTCCCGTGATGAACTTCCTTGTGGCCGGCTATTAGGTGAGGTTAAAACAAAGTATCCACCAGGTCTAAGAACACGGTCAACTTCTATAAGGGACATCCCATCTGTCAAATCCTATATCATGTTAGagtaaaaatgtaaaattaaagGCAGCAGCAGTTCATACAGAACCTAAATATCATAGAAAGTCTACTCCAAAGGAAGCAAGAACAAAAGTTTTACAGTTCATTAAAAGTCTAACAGCTAAGTCTTGCCCCACTAGGTACCATTGGCTACATGGATCAAATGCAAAAATATTCATTCATAAATCATGCCAAATTTAACCCATTCTATCATCAGCAATAACAATACACCATCACCTTTTTCATCCCAAATGATGTCACATTGAGCACAGTGAACCATGTCATACGAAAACAACGGATACGGAAGCTGTCTTGCAACAAAGTTCCCAACCACAGCAGGAAGGCCTCGCTCAAGAGCCAACTGTACCTGACTGCCAGTCACTTCATACCCCGAAACACACATTGCCATTAAGTTGAGTGATGAGAAATGAGCTCCCAAGCTACCAAACCCACAATTAATGTCTAGTATGGTGCGTACCTGCCATAATGTAATCAATATAAGATAAGAGACAAACCTTGCAGAAAACTGGCCATCTCAGACATTATGGTCCTCGAAAGAAACAAATTTGTGATGACAAGATTATGGAAGACTTACACCAGCTTGAGGAAACTCTTTGTCACTTCCCAACCCTATCAGCTCTGCAAGTTGGCGGGAGTAATCTTTTACCCCATCATAGATAAGTCCATCCTCGGAGCGAAAAGCAATTTGATTCTCCTCTAGTAGCATTAACCTATacatttattgaaaaaatttagaGATATTAAAACCGTAGCAGTTAATATCCAATCAAGATATTATCTATTATAGCCCTTGTCCGAATTATTGTTTTAGCCAAAGGAAAAGTTCAACCACTAGCAGCTAAGAAAAAGTTATACCTTTTAGTCATACTTCCAGATGAAAGAAATTGGTCTTTGGTTATCTTCACATTTCCACTCCATATAATATCCCTACTGGCTGGCCATTGCAAGGGAATCTTATATTCCTTAGGAGGACGAACCAAACACTTCTCAGTGCCAACCAAAAG
The Arachis duranensis cultivar V14167 chromosome 5, aradu.V14167.gnm2.J7QH, whole genome shotgun sequence genome window above contains:
- the LOC107489523 gene encoding probable methyltransferase PMT4; amino-acid sequence: MRSSWFNKLFIKIGSRQPVSRLILCLIILLALIAIFGSSSVGIIDPAAHVPASLIYTNYRRIKEQAAVDYLELRSVLVSAAGNRELNLCSKESENFVPCYNVSANLLAGFKEGEEFDRHCELLVGTEKCLVRPPKEYKIPLQWPASRDIIWSGNVKITKDQFLSSGSMTKRLMLLEENQIAFRSEDGLIYDGVKDYSRQLAELIGLGSDKEFPQAGVRTILDINCGFGSLGAHFSSLNLMAMCVSGYEVTGSQVQLALERGLPAVVGNFVARQLPYPLFSYDMVHCAQCDIIWDEKDGMSLIEVDRVLRPGGYFVLTSPNSRPQGSSSREKKRNMLTTMGDLTQQLCWILLAQQDETFIWQKTADVHCYASRKKHAIPLCKEDDNDQSYYQPLVRCISGTSSKRWIAIQNRTLELSSDELNIHGVEPEEFSEDLQFWRSATNDYWSLLTPLIFSDHPKRPGDEDPLPPFNMIRNVMDMNANYGGLNKALMEEKKAVWVMNVVPTGASNTLPLIIDRGFPGVKHDWCEPFPTYPRTYDLLHANGLLSHLSSERCTMIDLFLEMDRILRPEGWIILTDKLGAIEMARSLASQVRWEARLIDLQNGSDQRLLVCQKPFLKK